The following proteins are co-located in the Pirellulales bacterium genome:
- a CDS encoding class I SAM-dependent methyltransferase: MFSTRGLKSTARRVYYRNPVVRTVYGWLCSLLPERRTGALHLATYANDASMGPLQRDEALLMLALAKTLAPRTVVEFGFFQGHSAFNFLQGLDEDALLVSFDVSDVSARHARRAFSQRANFRFVQKSQTDFAPADVDGRPVELVFLDAAHELDLNQATWRRLLPALAPEAIVAIHDTGLWAREHFLPVHREFAATRPEAWLDAERFAHQPGEREFVNWILDEFPEFSVIHLHSTRRLRHGLTLLQRRRSLPVGAEQARAA, encoded by the coding sequence ATGTTCTCGACTCGCGGGCTGAAATCGACCGCTCGACGCGTGTACTACCGCAACCCGGTGGTGCGCACCGTTTATGGGTGGCTGTGCAGCTTGCTGCCGGAGCGCCGCACCGGCGCGTTGCACTTGGCGACGTACGCCAATGATGCGTCGATGGGCCCGTTGCAGCGCGACGAAGCGCTGCTCATGCTCGCCCTGGCCAAGACGCTCGCCCCGCGGACCGTGGTCGAGTTCGGCTTCTTCCAGGGACATAGCGCATTCAATTTTCTGCAGGGGCTCGACGAGGACGCGCTGTTGGTGAGCTTCGACGTCTCGGACGTTTCGGCCCGCCATGCCCGCAGGGCGTTTTCCCAGCGGGCGAACTTTCGCTTCGTGCAGAAGTCGCAGACCGACTTCGCCCCCGCCGACGTCGACGGCCGGCCGGTGGAGCTTGTGTTCCTCGACGCGGCCCATGAACTGGACCTCAACCAGGCCACCTGGCGGCGGCTGTTGCCGGCGCTGGCGCCCGAGGCGATCGTCGCGATTCACGACACGGGACTGTGGGCCCGCGAGCATTTTCTGCCGGTCCACCGCGAGTTCGCCGCGACCCGGCCCGAGGCGTGGCTCGACGCCGAGCGGTTCGCCCACCAGCCGGGGGAACGGGAATTCGTCAACTGGATCCTGGACGAGTTCCCCGAGTTCTCGGTGATCCATCTCCACAGCACGCGCCGGCTGCGGCACGGGCTCACGCTGCTGCAGCGCCGCCGCTCGCTGCCAGTCGGCGCCGAGCAAGCCCGCGCCGCCTGA